The genomic DNA AGGGATAAATCCTAAATCTAATAAACGTCGTTTCATAGTTCCTTCTAATTGTATCTTCTCAATTTGTACAAACTCTCCTGTCTTAAATTCGGAAAGTGGTTTTGTATTAGCCGATACCATAAAAGTTACCTCATCTCTATATTGTTAGTTTAAGTTTAAAAAGTTTCCTTAGGTAAACTTTTTGTTAGTAATATAGTAGACTACATTGGATGATGCTGTCAATTGGTACTTTAAAAATATTCATTTATTTTTAGAATTGTTCCAATTTATTTAGTTGTACTAAAAAATATTACTGAAATTCTGTTTAATGTAAATAAAGTAAGGATGTAAAAGTTAAAAAATATAATGGATTTGTAAATGTATTTTTAAGCAGAAGGGGAAAAGAGTGAAAAACATTTACATTTAATTTACATTGTTAAGAATAAATTTACATTACAACTTAATTAGTGTGGATTTTGTTGGGGTTTTTAACTATAAATCTTGGGATTCCTAGCTTTTAAGGGTTATTATCGTTATTTACTTAAAATTAAAGATTGCTTAACACTCACATAATATTGCTGTCCTACAATGAATTTGTGTTCGAAAGAAAATGAATTCGAAAAGTGATAATCCAAATGGGGGTACAAGACATGGTTATGAAAAAAGGTATTAAATTTTCTTTAGCGGCTTTAGTGGTAGCAGGAGCGTTAGTTGGATGTGGGAAAGCAGAAGATACAGCTAGTAAAGAAACTGCTAAAGGAAGCGATAATACAAAACAAGAATTATCAGGTACGATTGCAGCGGCTGGTTCTACAGCTCTTCTACCTCTTGCGGAGGAAGCTGGAAAGAAATTCATGGAGAAAAATTCAAAAGTTTCTATTCAAGTTCAAGGTGGCGGTAGTGGAACTGGGATTAACCAAGTAGCATCGGGTGCAGTACAAATTGGTAATTCAGATGTTCCATCTGGAGATAAAATAAAAGATGCTGAAAAAGCGAAAGAATTAGTAGATAACAAGGTTGCGGGTATTGCATTCGCGCTTGTCGTAAATAAAGATGTAAAAGTTGATAACTTAACAGTACAACAAGTACAAGATATCTTCACTGGAAAAGTAACAAACTGGAAAGAAGTAGGCGGGAAAGACGAAAAAATCAACGTAATTAATCGTCCAGCTTCGTCTGGTACACGTGCTACATTTGAAAAAACAATTATGAAAAACGCGAAAATCAATGATGGAACTGGTACTACACAAGATTCTAACGGTGCAGTAGAGCAAGCGATTAACTCTACTCCAGGATCAGTAAGTTATTTAGCAATGTCTTACATGGTTGGCGATAAAAAAGGTGCACTACAAACAGTGAAAATTGATGGCGCTGAACCAAAAGTTGAAAACATTTCGTCTGGCAAATATCCATTCTGGTCTTACGAGTACATGGTAACAAAAGGTGAAGCGAAAGAAGCAACGAAAGCTTACATTGATTATGTAAAAGGTAAAGACTTTGAAAAGCAAGTAGAAGATATGGGCTACATTCCAATGTCTAAATTAAATAAGTAATCAAATTTATGGGGCTGGCTGCAAGGCCAGTCCTGTTCATTTCAATCTATGAAGTGGGGTCTGACCTGTGATGAAGGGGAAAAAACAAATTAATTACGTAAAAAGTGAATATATAGGAAGATCGCTTGTTACGTTTTGCGGTATTTTTATTGTTTTAATTACATTAGCTATTATTGCTTTTATTTGCGGTAAAGGTATTCAATCTTTTACGCAAAGTGGTATCTCATTTACTGAGATGTTAACATCGACAAAATGGAATCCGAATGCTGACGAAGGAACCTTCGGGGCTTTGATTTTCATTGTAGGTTCAACAGTGGTTTCGTTAGGTGCGGTTATAATTAGTGCGCCAATTGCTATAGCTCTTGCTATATTCATGAATTTAATTTCGCCGAAGTTTGGAAATAAAGTATTAAAGCCTGTTTTAGAATTATTAGTTGGTATTCCTTCGGTAGTATACGGGTTATTAGGGGTTACGATTTTAGTACCGCTATTACGTGATTCGTTTGGGGGAGTAGGCTTTAGTTTAATTGCAGGTATTGTTGTATTAAGTATTATGATTTTACCTACTATTGCTAGTATCGCTTCTGATGCAATACGCTCTGTTCCATTTGATTATTTAGAAGCTTCTTATGGTCTAGGATCAACGAAATGGCAAGCGATTAGCCGAGTGATTGTTCCTGCTGCGAAAAAAGGGATTTTAACGGGTGTTGTTTTAGGTTTGGCGCGTGCTTTTGGTGAAGCGTTAGCGGTTCAAATGGTAATTGGGAACACAATTAAATTACCAGAAGGAATATATAGTCCGACAGCAACGTTAACTGGTATTTTGACAATGGACATGACAAATACATTAAACGGAACTGCTTGGAACAATGCGCTATGGAGTTTAGCGATGATTTTACTTGTTATTTCATTCCTGTTTATTTTAGTAATTCGAGCGATTGGGCAAAGAGGTGAGCGATAATAATGAATGCAAGAACGGTAAATAAAGTTTGGACAGGTGTTTTTTATACGGTTGCGGCTTTAGTTGTAGCTATGCTGGTGTTCTTAGTGTTTGAAATTTTACAAAAGGGATGGGGATTTTGGGATCCTAGTTTCTTGTTTGGAGAACCAAGTAATACAAGAGCTGGTGGTGGGATTGGTCCGCAGTTGTTTAATTCCTTCTATATGCTTGTTATAACGCTTATTATATCTATCCCTCTTGGGTTAGGTGCTGGAATATATTTAGCAGAGTATGCAAAACAAGGACGTTTTTTAAACTTTGTTCGTTTATGTATTGAGACAATGGCGTCTTTACCATCTATTGTTGTTGGTTTATTTGGTTTGTTAGTGTTTGTTACTATGACAGGTTGGGGATACACAGTAATGGGTGGTGCCCTTGCTTTAACGATTTTAAACTTACCAGGTTTAACGCGTGTTTGTGAAAATGCGATTTCAGAAGTTCCTCATAATGTAAAAGAGGCAAGTCTTGGATTAGGTGCAACGAAGTGGCAAACGATCGCTCGTATTATTATCCCGTCATCATTACCGCAAATTATTACAGGTATTATTTTAGCGGCGGGTCGTATATTTGGGGAAGCAGCAGCATTGATTTACACAGCGGGTTTAACATCTCCGATTTTAAATTCGGCAGCGGACTTCTCAAGCCCTGCGCATCCTTTAAATCCGTTTAGACCAGCTGAAACGTTAGCGGTTCACATTTGGAAGCTGAATTCTGAAGGAGTTATTCCAGATGCGAAGTTGATTGCGACAAAATCTGCAGCAGTATTAATTATTATGGTATTACTATTCAATGTTATTTCACGCTTGGTAGCATCTGTATTGCACAAACGTTTTACAGGGACGAAAAGAAAAAGTAAAACGACGAAGAAGGTAAATGCAGCATAGATTACAAAAGAGAACTCTCTACTTATAAGTAGGAGTTCTTTTTTGTACTTTAATATAGAAGGAATGGATGTAGTGATTGTTGAATTTGTAATTAATTATAGAGATGAATAGGGGCAAATGAAGGAGTGGAGGAATTGTTTTTTCTACAAATGTCAGGTTTTCCTGGAACAGGAAAATCGACAGTTTCTAAGTATATAGCGAAGTTAACAGGTGCTGTAATTGTAGATCATGATGTTTTGAAATCCGCATTGTTACAATCATTAGAAATGAAAGGAATTGAATCGGTGATTGTTGGAGGAGTATCATACGACGTTGAATGGGTATTGATTGATTCATATTTAGAACAAGGACATAGTGTGATATTGGATAGTCCATGTCTATATGAAGTAATGGTTGAAAAAGGAATTAATCTGTCTGATAAACATGGTGTGAAATATAAATATATTGAGTGTTATCTGAATGATATGGAAGAGATTAATAATAGGTTACAAATACGTAAGCGTATGGTCAGTCAAATTGAAAAGGTAGAGTCGGAAGTGGCTTTTAAAAAGTGGTTAGATGGTAGTAAAAGACCTCTAAATAGTGAATATCTTATTGTGGATTCTAGTGAACCTCTAGAGCGGTATGCGGAGAAAATGATGGATTATATGAGTAGGTAGAGAAAAAAGCATTATCTTCATTCGTGAAGATAACGCTTTTTCTTTAAATATCAGGTGTTTCTGTAGAAGTGCTTATTTTTCTGCGAGAGCGTCTTTTTCTTCCGATTTTATCTAATAGTTCATACATAACTGGAACAACTACTAATGTAAGAACAGTTGAAACTGCTAAACCACCGATGACAACGACCGCCAAACTTTTTGATACCATACTTCCTGCTTGGGATTGACCGAATAGGAGTGGTAGCATAGCGACGATTGTCGTTATAGCTGTCATAATAATTGGACGTAATCTAGTGGATCCCGCTTCTAGTAAGGCATCTCTTGTTTCCATTCCATGTTCTCGATTTTGTTGTACTCTTTCTATTAATACGATAGCGTTTGTAACGACAATCCCGATTAACATTAATGCGCCAATTAATGAATTTATATCAACAGGTGTTCCTGAAACGATTAATCCTAAAATGCCGCCGACAGCAGCTAGTGGCAAGGAGAACAGAATTGCGAAAGGAGCGCGTGCTTGCCCGAAGGTAATAACCATTATTAAATATACAATCCCGATTGCAATTCCCATAATTTTGAATAGGTCCGTGAAGTTCTCTTGCATAGATTCAGTGGTGCCTGCAATATTTACTTTTGCGCCGCTAGGTAAATCTAAACCAGTTATCGCTTTGTTTACTTCTGTGCTTACTTTACTTAAATCTTCATTTGTAGCTTCTGCCGTAATTTGAATCGTTTCTTTTCCGTCTTTATGGAAGACTTCTGTTTGAAGTTGCTTTTCTGAAATAGTTGCAATGTCTTTTAAAGGAATTGGTCCATTGATAGGTGATAATATACTTGTGTTTAAAATATCTTCTTGTTTAGTAATGTTTTC from Bacillus basilensis includes the following:
- a CDS encoding AAA family ATPase; the encoded protein is MFFLQMSGFPGTGKSTVSKYIAKLTGAVIVDHDVLKSALLQSLEMKGIESVIVGGVSYDVEWVLIDSYLEQGHSVILDSPCLYEVMVEKGINLSDKHGVKYKYIECYLNDMEEINNRLQIRKRMVSQIEKVESEVAFKKWLDGSKRPLNSEYLIVDSSEPLERYAEKMMDYMSR
- the pstC gene encoding phosphate ABC transporter permease subunit PstC; translated protein: MKGKKQINYVKSEYIGRSLVTFCGIFIVLITLAIIAFICGKGIQSFTQSGISFTEMLTSTKWNPNADEGTFGALIFIVGSTVVSLGAVIISAPIAIALAIFMNLISPKFGNKVLKPVLELLVGIPSVVYGLLGVTILVPLLRDSFGGVGFSLIAGIVVLSIMILPTIASIASDAIRSVPFDYLEASYGLGSTKWQAISRVIVPAAKKGILTGVVLGLARAFGEALAVQMVIGNTIKLPEGIYSPTATLTGILTMDMTNTLNGTAWNNALWSLAMILLVISFLFILVIRAIGQRGER
- a CDS encoding phosphate ABC transporter substrate-binding protein PstS family protein, giving the protein MVMKKGIKFSLAALVVAGALVGCGKAEDTASKETAKGSDNTKQELSGTIAAAGSTALLPLAEEAGKKFMEKNSKVSIQVQGGGSGTGINQVASGAVQIGNSDVPSGDKIKDAEKAKELVDNKVAGIAFALVVNKDVKVDNLTVQQVQDIFTGKVTNWKEVGGKDEKINVINRPASSGTRATFEKTIMKNAKINDGTGTTQDSNGAVEQAINSTPGSVSYLAMSYMVGDKKGALQTVKIDGAEPKVENISSGKYPFWSYEYMVTKGEAKEATKAYIDYVKGKDFEKQVEDMGYIPMSKLNK
- the pstA gene encoding phosphate ABC transporter permease PstA produces the protein MNARTVNKVWTGVFYTVAALVVAMLVFLVFEILQKGWGFWDPSFLFGEPSNTRAGGGIGPQLFNSFYMLVITLIISIPLGLGAGIYLAEYAKQGRFLNFVRLCIETMASLPSIVVGLFGLLVFVTMTGWGYTVMGGALALTILNLPGLTRVCENAISEVPHNVKEASLGLGATKWQTIARIIIPSSLPQIITGIILAAGRIFGEAAALIYTAGLTSPILNSAADFSSPAHPLNPFRPAETLAVHIWKLNSEGVIPDAKLIATKSAAVLIIMVLLFNVISRLVASVLHKRFTGTKRKSKTTKKVNAA